A stretch of DNA from Molothrus ater isolate BHLD 08-10-18 breed brown headed cowbird chromosome Z, BPBGC_Mater_1.1, whole genome shotgun sequence:
AGGTTTCtctttgggagctgctgcagcgaTTGATGGTGACATCAGCGcactgcagaaaaatgcagtgaaGGATTTGGAGCAATCTCCTTCATTATTTGTCCTTTCTTAATGGTGCTGGACTTGGTTCTATAGCTGTGAATGGGGTGCTGTGAAGCTTAGCTCAAGATCAAAGATGTGTTAATCTCTCAGCAATTTTTTTGCGTGATTAAAGAACTCTTACTGAAACAATGGCTTATTTTAGGTTTCCAGAAACACCCTCGGTGCAGCATTTGTTGCTACAAGAAACCTCCATGCCTCCAAAGCATGCTTTCAGAAAACTGGTGAGTCTGAGGAAGGTCTTGAGTGTGGTTTAAGAATTTGGTCTGTCAGACAAAAAAGGAATTTGAATACGATGAGTGTTAGTTGACAGGACTTCAGGACATTTATGTTCTGAGCATATTTAGGTGAACTGTTACCTGTTCACATGCAGCAAACTGCACTTTAATACCTTGACAatgcccccagagcagggagtggCTGTGTGTCAGCTGGCTTACACAGAGTACCTGCTTCGATAGCATTCCAGTCACCTGCagcattatttgaaaaaaaatagcccCAGATTGGAGTCGCCTGCAGCAGAATGAAGGACTGGATGACTTCCCCAGGCCTGCCTGGGTTTGACCTTGTGTCCTTGAGCACAACTTTATTTTGCTGCCAGCACTCTGGTGTTTAGAGAAGACAGCTGCACTGTGTGGCATGTGTTTGGCAGTGCTTTATGCAAGTTGTTTTAAGGCGATAAAGGACATTACTAATAAGTAAGGTTTACAATGTTACTTACTGTTTCTTAACTGAGGAGATAACAAGATGTTGGAAATCAAACTGCAGTATGGAGAATATGTTTTTATATCTTAGATCAAACTACTTGCTCCTGAAACATAACCAAATTCATTTACATATGTGTGGGTCTTGGATCACAGATCGTTTGGCAGGGTGTTCTGATATCCAAGGCTAAGtagctgctctgccagcaggcCTGTTCTGCCTGGGCTTGGGCTGGTTAATTAATCTAATTGCTTTCTAGGGAGCAAGAGCATAGGATGTAATCAGGAAAGTGGATAACTACCAGGCCTGTTTTTGTTGAAGCTGCCTGGTGATGATGAGTTGaagctgcttttatttgctgGCAATACAGAGGCTGGTATTTATCTTACCCAAAGTAAAGGTGTTGCTAGCTAGACTGTGGAGCACAGCTGAGAAAAGGCACCTTGTGAATTTGAGGCAAGATTGCCGATTGCTCATTGTACCCTAAGATGCTAATCTGATTTGCACCGTCTCCCCAGGTACTGCCGAGGTATCCTCCATCCTGGAGGAGCGCATCCTGGGAGCCGACACCTCGGCCGAGCTGGAGGAGACGGGCCGCGTGCTCTCCATCGGGGACGGCATTGCCCGCGTGTACGGCCTGAGGAATGTGCAGGCAGAGGAGATGGTTGAGTTCTCTTCCGGGCTGAAGGTAAGCTGATGCCACTTAGCACAGTCTCTCTTTAGCACAGAGATATTAAAAAGACAGTTCTTTAAGGAGAACCTGAGACTATGCTTGGAGGCACCACTATGAGCATTGCATTGCAGCTTCATTGCAACTTTAGTACATagtaatacatttatttttttttaacttacgACACTGCTTTCAGTATCAGCATCTGATTCTCAGCCAGCATTTGAACATTTGAGCTGTCCTTGTCTTCATTTAGAAAGTAAAAGGACTAACCCggcactggatttttttctttggtttcaggttgtcttttctgtttgctgtttaGTAATGACGTCTCTGCTTCAATACATTATGCAGCTTGCTGGTTTGTTGTAGTCCTATCAGTGGGTTAAAACCTGTTCCAAGAGTACTGTAACAGCTCTTTGAGCATTTTTAATGACCCATTTCACCTTGAGCAGAGAAGAAGCCAGTCCTTTTCTCTTGTCCAGCTTCTAGGCAAGGGAGTAACATACTTGAACCTTGCTtaccttttctgttctttttagaGAAACAATTGACTTGAGTGCTAGGCTGCTGGGGTATAACTAGCTTGTAAGTTGAAAACTTAGGCAACGTGGCTAGAGACACTTGtacataaaagcagaaaattgtcACAAGGTTGAGGTAGATCATGTAGGATTTTGTCCACAGTAAAATGATCATGTCAATATGAAAGTTTTAGTGCTTGTCAGTATGGGTTTTCTCAGAGTGATGTGATCTCTGTCCCAGGGCATGTCCTTGAATTTGGAGCCTGACAACGTTGGTGTTGTCGTGTTTGGTAACGACAGACTGATCAAGGAGGGGGACGTTGTGAAGCGGACTGGTGCCATTGTGGATGTTCCCGTcggggaggagctgctgggccgTGTCGTGGATGCCCTGGGCAATCCAATTGATGGGAAGGTAGGTGTAGCTGGGTGCCAAGTACCTCTGCTGTTACCTGTGTGATACAGACCTCAgcagttttttctctcttttaggGTGCTATTGCATCTAAGACACGTAGGAGAGTTGGCTTGAAGGCGCCTGGGATCATTCCCAGGATCTCTGTGCGTGAGCCCATGCAGACTGGGATTAAGGCTGTGGACAGCTTGGTGCCCATTGGCCGTGGCCAGCGTGAGCTGATCATTGGTGACAGACAGACCGGGTAAGTTAAGTGCTCAAGCCTAAAATGTTCCTTAAACAGAGACTCAGGTGCAGTGGAGCTGGACATAGGATTGAGTAAGGGCTGGGAGAACCTTGGGCAGCTTAACTCACCAGCCTCTCTGTTCCACAGGAAAACTTCAATTGCAATTGACACCATAATCAACCAGAAACGATTCAACGATGGCACGGACGAGAAGAAGAAGCTGTACTGTATCTATGTTGCAATTGGCCAGAAGAGATCCACTGTTGCTCAGCTGGTAAAGAGGCTCACTGATGCAGGTATGAATTTTGGAGATGGTTGAGCCTGGCACCTGATGACATCCTTTTCTCATTGTAATGCTGTAACCTCTCCTGGATGCAAGTGTAGACAGAATTCATATTACATGACTAAATTACTTGACTTTATGAACAGGAAATCTCTATACctttctaggggaaaaaaaccctcattttTGCTGTATTGCAGTTAGGAAGACTATTTTTAGGCTCCCAAACTGCTGAATTGCTTCTGGAAAAGTTGCCCTgtgattttagggtttttttcagcagagtTGGAAGCTTCATCTTGGCAGTCAGGCAGGCTTGGTGACAAGCTATGGCCTTCAAGTTGCCATTGACTTGGCATTTGTCCCATGTGCCAGTCAGTGTGAAtggcagctggaaatgcagtgaAGAGTTTTCACTGCCCAAACATAAGGCTTTAAATAATAGCATATCTTCAGAATCCGTGATTTCCATGACCAAGGCTCCACATTTAACAGACCTCGCAGGAGATCAGGCACTTTGACCTCATGCCTGGTGGTCCTGGCAGCTGTCATGGAAGAACCCACATGTTAAAGATGGTAATTTGTTTGACACTCAGGGAGGGTTGTACTGTCTTACAGCAGCCAGGAAACCATGGACTTTCAGTATGagtttttttaagaagaaaaatttgtcTTCATCTTAAGCTTTGTTTTGAATGGGAAAGAAGTCTGCAAGTGTTAGATGTTAGCTGCCACAAAGTTGCCCTTGAGACTTCCTGAGTCACTTTTGCTAGCAGGTGTGTTTAGCTACAGCTGGTGTGCTGGGCTTTCCTGTAGCAACAGTGACACTGCCTGGATGTGCTTCAGCACTGGTCCTTCACACGCTCGTTGTGTTTGCTGATTTTGGGCATGATGACACAAGGCACTCAGAGGTGTTTCCAATCCTTTCCAGATGCCATGAAGTACACTATTGTGGTGTCTGCCACAGCGTCCGATGCGGCCCCCCTGCAGTACCTGGCTCCCTATTCAGGCTGCTCCATGGGGGAGTACTTCAGAGACAACGGGAAGCACGCACTCATCATCTATGATGACTTGTCCAAACAGGTCAGCAAACTTTGGTTTTAGGCCTCGTGGTGTCGCATTGGTGTTTGTAGCTGTAAGAACACTCAGGTTTAGAGCTGTGAAACGTTCAGTGGGGTGCAGAGCTCTGAAGGCTGTCTCTGCTCCACGCAGGCTGTTGCCTACCGTCAGATGTCTCTGCTGCTGCGCCGCCCCCCTGGCCGCGAGGCCTACCCGGGCGATGTGTTCTACCTGCACTCTCggctgctgg
This window harbors:
- the ATP5F1A gene encoding ATP synthase subunit alpha, mitochondrial, with protein sequence MLSARVAAALARSLPRQAGLVSRNTLGAAFVATRNLHASKACFQKTGTAEVSSILEERILGADTSAELEETGRVLSIGDGIARVYGLRNVQAEEMVEFSSGLKGMSLNLEPDNVGVVVFGNDRLIKEGDVVKRTGAIVDVPVGEELLGRVVDALGNPIDGKGAIASKTRRRVGLKAPGIIPRISVREPMQTGIKAVDSLVPIGRGQRELIIGDRQTGKTSIAIDTIINQKRFNDGTDEKKKLYCIYVAIGQKRSTVAQLVKRLTDADAMKYTIVVSATASDAAPLQYLAPYSGCSMGEYFRDNGKHALIIYDDLSKQAVAYRQMSLLLRRPPGREAYPGDVFYLHSRLLERAAKMNDSFGGGSLTALPVIETQAGDVSAYIPTNVISITDGQIFLETELFYKGIRPAINVGLSVSRVGSAAQTRAMKQVAGTMKLELAQYREVAAFAQFGSDLDAATQQLLNRGVRLTELLKQGQYVPMAIEEQVAVIYAGVRGHLDKLEPSKITKFESAFLAHVLSQHQDLLSTIRTEGKISDQTEAKLKEIVTKFLSTFEA